Proteins encoded within one genomic window of Mesotoga sp. Brook.08.105.5.1:
- a CDS encoding aminotransferase class I/II-fold pyridoxal phosphate-dependent enzyme: MSGFNTRAIHSGEEQKVCDAVTTPIFQTSNFLANDDKYLSETSETLYTRVGNPSIGVLERKLSDLFGGKGGVFFSSGMGAITTVFLTFLKSGMNLVISKNVYGGTQSLIAELPGMGVEVRRFDQSKLEDLENLVDHNTAIVYVESMANPNLVLSEIENISKITKKSGALLIVDNTFLSPYNFRPLEHGADVDIQSLSKYVNGHSDVIAGFAAFSEGDSEKLVRQKMIRLGTNGAPFDAFLVSRGVKTLGPRMELHNKNGEEVAVFLSKSPKVRRVSYPSLMNTKPSCFADCKGFGGVVYLELENLEKAKRFIRSSKLFLEATSLAGVESLVTIPVLTSHSSFTDEQLSEVGLSKGGVRLSVGIEDVEDLLEDLGAALEAI; the protein is encoded by the coding sequence ATGAGTGGCTTCAATACTAGAGCTATTCATAGTGGCGAAGAGCAAAAAGTTTGCGACGCCGTAACAACTCCTATTTTCCAGACTTCGAACTTCCTGGCAAATGACGACAAGTATCTCAGCGAAACCTCAGAGACCTTATATACAAGGGTCGGAAATCCGTCGATAGGAGTTTTAGAAAGGAAGCTGTCCGATCTTTTCGGAGGAAAAGGCGGAGTGTTCTTTTCATCGGGAATGGGCGCTATCACTACGGTATTTCTCACTTTTCTCAAGTCAGGGATGAACTTGGTGATTTCGAAAAACGTTTACGGAGGGACTCAGAGTCTTATCGCGGAACTACCCGGCATGGGAGTAGAGGTCAGGAGATTTGACCAGTCAAAGTTAGAAGACCTTGAGAATCTTGTCGACCACAATACCGCTATCGTGTATGTTGAGTCAATGGCAAATCCGAACCTGGTCTTATCGGAAATCGAAAACATATCAAAGATAACAAAGAAGAGCGGAGCGCTTTTGATAGTCGACAATACATTTCTGTCTCCCTACAATTTTAGGCCGCTTGAACATGGTGCCGACGTAGATATCCAGAGTCTGTCTAAGTATGTGAATGGCCATTCCGATGTCATTGCGGGCTTTGCCGCCTTCAGCGAAGGCGATTCTGAGAAGCTTGTTAGACAGAAAATGATTAGGTTGGGCACGAATGGAGCTCCATTTGATGCTTTTCTGGTCAGTCGTGGAGTGAAGACTCTTGGTCCCAGAATGGAACTGCATAATAAGAACGGGGAAGAAGTAGCGGTTTTTCTCTCGAAAAGTCCAAAAGTGCGTAGAGTCTCTTATCCTTCTTTGATGAACACTAAACCTAGCTGCTTTGCAGATTGCAAAGGCTTTGGGGGAGTCGTGTATCTTGAGCTGGAGAATCTGGAAAAAGCGAAAAGATTCATAAGAAGCAGCAAGCTCTTTCTAGAAGCAACAAGTCTGGCCGGAGTCGAATCACTTGTCACGATACCTGTTCTCACCAGTCACTCTTCATTTACAGATGAACAGCTTAGTGAAGTGGGTCTATCCAAAGGAGGGGTAAGGCTTTCGGTGGGGATCGAGGATGTTGAAGATCTTCTGGAAGATCTAGGTGCAGCTCTTGAAGCAATCTAG